The Podospora pseudopauciseta strain CBS 411.78 chromosome 2 map unlocalized CBS411.78m_2, whole genome shotgun sequence genome has a window encoding:
- a CDS encoding uncharacterized protein (EggNog:ENOG503PRAU) translates to MCPVPYSPQSPFLERGRNSAPVNAAAYGDDESTVCSDDSSVVSSVYSDRYWISQEHCPLHQVEKNEAGKQVYEAWNITYLPGQREVLGGFKALGVGVHEYQQTEARVSTVAQASEQSVLAHMFYDAVKQYQDKHRRGWAGRILRGKQKTYEEHLDTICGSLPNEVQHAITDLLLDRGRATSTSYRTRTWTLVTLRVQSLLRFSGADHADVPQPRRRLWKKKAAIGNQALRISLVIRGGETGVSKTADGLEGCHKDSNPWGRADEAETSEMARERHRQRGLRVEASRPKRTESPPSYRSTSVSPHRERRSFASPPSYTSRPDRSRGRSLSSEQVRHRVQRRDRSEDSMSDSWPSPFGRDPYGAPTPPETYTPPPAISAYSRPSVIPPPLPTQFPLGPPMIPRYLPPPLPPPPMSMLPCKACQTLTPCMHFPNSHRYQCHRQLINTVNNIPTHPPCVFCFGGMSPSFPPPPPPPPMPSYYPGPMPMGPPPPPPPGMWPPLRPIVPPSELGEMCGTSALMATPPPRQRQDLMMRTSEFPRSDCRTEIARDAMSDFDFDSFLKDDFDPPSLPPLPSSSSSSSSLSSRSSSPVRRPYRPARVQDADEISVTSTEVSDEDARSARDGDDGQVPQLEEGKAVLKPEV, encoded by the exons ATGTGTCCGGTACCCTACtctccccaatccccattccttgagagaggaagaaacTCAGCGCCTGTCAATGCTGCCGCAtatggcgatgatgagtcGACAGTATGCAGCGACGACTCTAGTGTCGTCTCCTCCGTATACAGTGACAGATATTGGATAAGCCAGGAACATTGTCCTCTCCA TCAAGTAGAGAAGAACGAGGCGGGCAAGCAGGTATACGAGGCTTGGAACATCACCTATCTTCCCGGCCAACGGGAGGTATTGGGTGGTTTCAAGGCGCTCGGGGTGGGTGTGCATGAATACCAACAAACCGAAGCCAGGGTGTCAACAGTTGCTCAAGCATCCGAACAGTCCGTCCTTGCCCACATGTTCTACGACGCCGTCAAACAGTATCAAGACAAGCATCGCCGTGGATGGGCTGGCCGGATCCTCCGTGGGAAGCAAAAGACATATGAAGAACACCTTGACACGATCTGTGGCAGCCTTCCAAACGAAGTCCAACACGCCATCACAGATTTGCTTCTTGACAGGGGGAGAGCGACATCGACCAGTTACCGCACTCGAACCTGGACGCTTGTAACTCTCCGTGTACAGAGCCTTCTGCGATTCTCCGGCGCGGATCACGCGGACGTCCCACAACCTCGTCGTCGATTGTGGAAGAAGAAAGCCGCCATTGGAAACCAGGCCTTGAGGATCTCTCTTGTTATTCGAGGTGGGGAGACCGGGGTCAGCAAGACCGCTGATGGCCTCGAGGGATGCCACAAAGATTCCAATCCCTGGGGGCGTGCTGACGAGGCCGAAACGAGCGAAATGGCCCGTGAGAGACACCGTCAAAGAGGTCTCAGAGTGGAAGCATCGCGGCCCAAACGCACCGAATCGCCACCATCATATCGATCGACTTCGGTATCACCACACAGAGAGCGACGGAGCTTCGCATCCCCGCCCTCATACACAAGTCGTCCAGATCGATCTCGCGGCCGTAGCCTTTCGTCAGAACAGGTCAGACATCGCGTCCAAAGGCGTGACCGCTCAGAGGACAGCATGTCAGATAGCTGGCCATCGCCGTTCGGCCGCGATCCGTATGGAGctccaacacccccagaGACATATACACCGCCACCGGCAATCTCAGCATACAGCAGACCATCTGTGATCCCCCCTCCTTTGCCAACACAATTCCCTCTTGGTCCTCCCATGATTCCTCGTTACCTGCCACCTCCGCTACCCCCTCCGCCAATGTCAATGTTGCCGTGCAAAGCATGCCAAACCCTTACGCCATGCATGCACTTCCCCAACTCCCACCGATACCAATGCCATCGGCAACTGATCAACACAGTGAACAACATCCCCACCCATCCGCCTTGCGTCTTTTGCTTTGGTGGCATGAGCCCgtctttcccccctcctccgcctccccctccgatGCCATCTTACTACCCCGGCCCAATGCCAATGGgcccgcctccccctccacctccgggTATGTGGCCACCACTGAGACCTATCGTACCACCTAGCGAACTTGGCGAGATGTGCGGTACGTCTGCGCTCATggcaaccccaccaccacgtcAAAGACAGGacctgatgatgaggacatCAGAGTTCCCTCGCTCCGATTGTAGAACAGAAATTGCTCGCGATGCTATGTCCGATTTTGACTTTGACTCGTTCTTGAAGGACGACTTTGATCCCCCTTCGCTACCGCCGCTGCcttcgtcttcatcatcctcgtcatcattgTCGTCTAGGTCTTCCTCTCCGGTACGTCGGCCATATAGGCCCGCCAGAGTACAGGATGCCGATGAGATTAGTGTTACTTCGACCGAGGTTTCGGATGAGGATGCACGTTCGGCtcgagatggtgatgatggtcagGTTCCACAGCTCGAGGAAGGGAAGGCGGTCTTAAAGCCTGAGGTATAG